TGGAATTTTGCTGCGCGGTGAATCTGGTGTTGGAAAAAGTGAGACAGCACATACACTTATTGGTAGAGGGCATCGGCTGGTCGCAGATGATATTGTGGTATTAAAAAAGCTTAGCCATAAGACAATCCTTGGTACGCATGACGAGAACAACAAAGAATTTCTTGCGTTAAGAAGTGTGGGCTTATTAAATGTTGTTCGTGTGTACGGAAGAAAATCCTTTCAAGAAGAAACAAGGATTGCTTTAGATATCGAACTAACGAAATGGAAGGAAAATGCGCTTAATAATGAGCTGGAGCTGGAAACGAGATTTACTGATTATATGGGTGTGCCAATTCCGCATATTCAAATTCAGCTTCAGCCCGGGAGAGATGTAGCTGGATTAATCGAGGCAGCTGCAAATAATTGGTATTTGAAGCAGCAAGGCTATAGTGCTGCAGAGGATTTTATGAATCGGATTGAGAATGATAATGGGAATAATCGCTAGGGAGCATTGCGTAATTAGTGATGCTTCAGATATTTAAAACACAGGATCCATAGTTTGGTCCTGTGTTTTTTTTATCTACGTAATTAAATTCTGTTTTCGCTTAAGACCGCCAATGATCAGTGTGAGTAACGTAATTCCGATTAAAAGGAGAAATTCTGACTGACCATGTAATTCCAGGAAATTACTAACCCGCCTTTCCTTTAGCATCATTTTGCCTGCAGTCCAGGCAAGCAGTGCAGCGCCCATATAAATGATGACCGGGTATTTCTGTATCAGTTTTAAAATAAATTCACTTGCGGTCAGGATTATTGGAATACTAAGGATAATACCTGCAATGACAAGGATTAGATCGCTGTCGGCAACCGCGGCAACAGCTAGTACATTATCCAGGCTCATAATAACGTCGGCAAAGATAATGATTGTCACGGCCTCTCTTAATGATTCACCACTTTTTATCTGATCATTTTCGTGCTTGTCTACTAGTAATTTATAGGCCACATATAAAAGCAATATGCCGCCAATCAATTGAATAAAAGGCAATTGCAGGAGATTAATCATTAGAAAAACAAATAAAATTCTTAGTGCAATTGCGCCGAATGTCCCCCATCTAATAGATCTTTTTTGTAAATGCGCTGGCAAATTCCTGCTTGCCATCGCAATTACGATCGCATTATCGCCGCTCAGTAAAATATTAATAAGCAGAATTTTCAACATTGGCTCCAGCAGTTCCAAAAAATAAATCCCCCTTACTTATCTTTGTTCTGGCTGTTCAACAGGCTTGTCCAGCTAACTGATAATCCGCCCTAAAACCTCATGAACCATTAAGATATGCCGAAACATTAACAATTTTCAACGTTAAACGCTTATACCGTCTCATCATTATCTTTATGATAAATAAAGTGCTTAAAGAACTGTTATTTATTATGCCGTAAATAGAGATACTAGTTAAAGGGAAGTTAATGGCTTGAATAAGTAAGGTTGTCTAGGTTTGCAGACCTGTTTTGTGAATCTGCTAGGGATAAAGTAGCTTTTTAGTGAAGAAGGCTATTCTAGTTCGTTTTTTACTGTATAATTAAAATATTCAAAAATAAAGGATGTGGATGAATTGATGAAGTCAAAAGCCTTTAGGAGAAGGTTGTTGCTTTTCTTTTTGATTGTAATTGTTGCTATGGTTCCATTTTTAAATCAAGAAAAGCCTTTGTTTATACAAGCATCCGATGAGCGAACAGAAACGCGGTATGACGAGGACATGTCCTTAACGGAAAAAATGGAAGTAATCTTAGCAAATGAACGTTTGGATGGAGCAGTTACGGGGATTACAGTGAGACATGCTGCCACAGGGGAAATATTATTTGCTGAGAATGGAGATATTCGCCTTCATCCGGCATCCAACATGAAGCTGCTTACTGCCGCTGCTGCATTGGAAACGCTGGGAGCGGATTATCAATTTCGAACAGAGGTGTTAACAGATGGCAGGCGGACGGGAGCAGTTCTGAAAGGCAATTTGTACTTGAAAGGGAAAGGGGATCCAACATTGCTGAAAGCGGATTTGGATCAATTTGCGAAGGATTTAAAAGCGCAAGGAATTCGCAATATAAAAGGTAATTTAGTTGGGGATGATTCATGGTATGATGATGTTCGACTATCACAGGATTTAAATTGGTCGGACGAGCCTTTTTATACGGGAGCTCAAGTCTCTGCATTAACGCTTTCTCCAAATGAAGATTATGATGCAGGTACCGTGATTGTTGAGGTTACTCCAGCCAAGAAAGCGAAAGGGAAAGCATCGGTGAACGTAAGTCCGAAAAACGACTATGTAAAAATAGTAAATCGTACGAAGATGGTGTCAGCTGGAGAACCAAAGCAGATTAAAATTGAACGTGAGCATGGGTCGAATCGCATTATCGTGGAAGGAAACATGCCTGTAGACGGAACACTGTCACGTTCTTGGGCAGCGGTTTGGGAACCTACTGGGTATGCGTTAGAGGTGTTTCGTTCTGCTTTAAATGAACAAGGAATCAAATTTATTGGCAAATCGAAGGAGAAGTTTGAAGCGGCCCCTAAGAATGCCCAAGTACTTGCGGCAAAGGATTCAATGCCGCTTTCTGAATTGCTTATTCCATTTATGAAATTAAGTAATAATGGCCATGGCGAAGTTTTAACAAAAGAGATGGGCAAGGTTGTACATGGAGAAGGCAGCTGGGATAAGGGGCTTGAGGTGATGGAGGATGTGGCTGCAGAACTTGGCGTGAACCAAGATACAATTTTACTTCGTGACGGTTCGGGAATGTCACATAAAAACCTCATCCCATCAAATGATTTAACAGAGCTCTTGTTCATGGCTCGGGATAAAAGCTGGTTTCCGGCATTTTACGATTCCCTTCCAGTCGCAGGGATATCCGAAAGGCTCGTTGGTGGTACATTGCGCAATCGAATGACGACAGAACCTGCCAAAGGAAATGTAACAGCAAAAACTGGCTCAATAACAGGTGTGTCCACATTATCTGGTTACGTAACTAGTATGGACGGGGAAGAACTGATTTTTTCCATTTTGATTAATAACTACTTAGGTTCGAGTGGAAATATGCAAGCGATCGAGAATGAGATTGCGACGATGCTTGCTGAACATGAACTTCAGGAATAATATATAAAGTCTGTTCCACGCAATCTTAGAGGAACAGACTTTATTATTCTTAGCTATTAAATGCTTTTGATCTTCTTTTTCATCCGCTCCCTGGCAGAAAGACCTTAAGGATTTACCGGGATATGCTTCATTGCTTTCCCAAGTCCATATGCTGGCATATCTCTGTAAATAGATTCAAAATTCGTTTCCATTACTTCATATGTTTCATGATAAACGCCGACTGCTTGATTATTTTTAACCTTATTATTGAAATCCTTCCATACTTTTAGATGTTTCTCTCTTTTGCGTAAGCTAGTAAATCTTCAGTTGAACGCCAGTATAATATTTCGACAATGGTATGCCGGGATCGGAACTATATTACCTGCGAAACAAATCATAAAAAACCCTTCACTGCGTATGCAATGAAGGGTTTAATAAGTTACGCAATATAATCCCGGCGGTCGACCCGAGTATTTTCTTGTTTAATATAATAGCGACCTTTCGTGGTAATTGCGATTACTACCGTTAAAATAGCGGCGAGAATCGCGGCGAAAAATGCAGCTGTGCTTTGCAGGAACGTACCTAAGTAGCCTAAGGCAGCGATTGTCCCTAAACCACTTGCAATAATCAATGATCCTACACCAACAGGATTCCATTTATGCAAGTTCTCTTGTCTTGCCTCATAGTAGCCTGGGCCAATTTTCAAGATGCGCTTTACAATAACGGCATCTGTAACTAAAATAGCAGCCCACGTTAAGAGGAAGACACCTTGGAAGGTCATTACTGCTTCAAGATGATTCACAATGCCCCCAAGCATTAATACCATGGAAGCTATGCCGGTTACAACAACCCAGAAACGGCGACCTGGCGTAAATCTGAAAATGTTTTCAAAGAAATTTGAAAGCGACAAGGATCCACTATATATGTTCGTAATGTTAATTCGTACTTGTGTAAGTATCGTGAATAAAGCACCCCAAATACCAAGTAGCAATACGATATAAACACCTGGATTAGGTTCACCTAGACGAACACCAAACCAGATCCCAAGTCCGCCCATTACTCCAAAACAAAAAATCTGAGGGATAAATCCGATGGCAAATATTCCGAGTTTCATATCTTTAGGCTTCAAGAAACGTGCATAATCAGAAGCAAGTAATGGGGTTAGTCCCATAATACCGTGTTGCATGCCGATACATAGTAATAATGCTGTTCCACCAACTTGAACGCCCTCAGGCATATAAGACCAGAAAGTTCCTTCGTACAAGGAAGGTGTACGTGCAGCCATTACAATTGCTGCTGCAAGAAAAATAAAGAAAATTGGCAGTGACCATTTTTGCAGCTTGTCTAATTGCTTGATTCCAAACCAGTTTAAGGGGATAACAATGGAACCAAAGACTACGATTAATACCCACTCTGGGATAGCAGGCAAGAATGCGTGGACTGCAGCGACTAAAATCATGCCTTCTAGTGCGCAGTACATAATAAAATTAGTGGCGTAAATTAATGAGGTTAAAGAGGCGCCGATATAGCCAAACCCACCACCTCT
This region of Oceanobacillus sp. FSL K6-2867 genomic DNA includes:
- the hprK gene encoding HPr(Ser) kinase/phosphatase translates to MKSIMVEQLVREFSLEVLAGEGELDRSITRLRTHRPGLEFIGYFDFFPMERVQILGQKEITYLHQLSDSERQLRIGNVVNYHPPCFIVTAGQEGLTYLKQYCTKEKIPLLRTHETTTDFIAKMDAYLTKSLAPEIALHGVCLNVFGIGILLRGESGVGKSETAHTLIGRGHRLVADDIVVLKKLSHKTILGTHDENNKEFLALRSVGLLNVVRVYGRKSFQEETRIALDIELTKWKENALNNELELETRFTDYMGVPIPHIQIQLQPGRDVAGLIEAAANNWYLKQQGYSAAEDFMNRIENDNGNNR
- a CDS encoding TerC family protein → MELLEPMLKILLINILLSGDNAIVIAMASRNLPAHLQKRSIRWGTFGAIALRILFVFLMINLLQLPFIQLIGGILLLYVAYKLLVDKHENDQIKSGESLREAVTIIIFADVIMSLDNVLAVAAVADSDLILVIAGIILSIPIILTASEFILKLIQKYPVIIYMGAALLAWTAGKMMLKERRVSNFLELHGQSEFLLLIGITLLTLIIGGLKRKQNLIT
- the dacB gene encoding D-alanyl-D-alanine carboxypeptidase/D-alanyl-D-alanine-endopeptidase, with amino-acid sequence MKSKAFRRRLLLFFLIVIVAMVPFLNQEKPLFIQASDERTETRYDEDMSLTEKMEVILANERLDGAVTGITVRHAATGEILFAENGDIRLHPASNMKLLTAAAALETLGADYQFRTEVLTDGRRTGAVLKGNLYLKGKGDPTLLKADLDQFAKDLKAQGIRNIKGNLVGDDSWYDDVRLSQDLNWSDEPFYTGAQVSALTLSPNEDYDAGTVIVEVTPAKKAKGKASVNVSPKNDYVKIVNRTKMVSAGEPKQIKIEREHGSNRIIVEGNMPVDGTLSRSWAAVWEPTGYALEVFRSALNEQGIKFIGKSKEKFEAAPKNAQVLAAKDSMPLSELLIPFMKLSNNGHGEVLTKEMGKVVHGEGSWDKGLEVMEDVAAELGVNQDTILLRDGSGMSHKNLIPSNDLTELLFMARDKSWFPAFYDSLPVAGISERLVGGTLRNRMTTEPAKGNVTAKTGSITGVSTLSGYVTSMDGEELIFSILINNYLGSSGNMQAIENEIATMLAEHELQE
- a CDS encoding permease — protein: MRSVNITDHKVEDNKSDDYSLDRVPREKRNMGWLSITNITFGIATAIFYFQMGSVMALQFGAVNAIISAIYAIIVAGILGTFIAYLSAKSGMNVNLLSRGGGFGYIGASLTSLIYATNFIMYCALEGMILVAAVHAFLPAIPEWVLIVVFGSIVIPLNWFGIKQLDKLQKWSLPIFFIFLAAAIVMAARTPSLYEGTFWSYMPEGVQVGGTALLLCIGMQHGIMGLTPLLASDYARFLKPKDMKLGIFAIGFIPQIFCFGVMGGLGIWFGVRLGEPNPGVYIVLLLGIWGALFTILTQVRINITNIYSGSLSLSNFFENIFRFTPGRRFWVVVTGIASMVLMLGGIVNHLEAVMTFQGVFLLTWAAILVTDAVIVKRILKIGPGYYEARQENLHKWNPVGVGSLIIASGLGTIAALGYLGTFLQSTAAFFAAILAAILTVVIAITTKGRYYIKQENTRVDRRDYIA